A single region of the Serinus canaria isolate serCan28SL12 chromosome 1, serCan2020, whole genome shotgun sequence genome encodes:
- the IFT57 gene encoding intraflagellar transport protein 57 homolog: MAEEGAPGRRGERERNEEAPVERGPGAAFHMFVLMEDLLDKLKLLSYEEEALLRHNMRPLSRHYFALPTNPGEQFFMFCTLAAWLISKAGHPFEQPQEYDDPNAVISNVLSELRSFGRPVDFPPSKLKTGCGEQVCYVLDCLAEEALKHTGFSWKRPAYPTEEPEEEEITEDDAELTLSKLEEDVAEEESDNEENYIDLNVLKAQTYRSNMNDTAKQEEILQSTTDAAEWNLEVERVLPQLKVTVRTDNKDWRIHVDQMHQHKEGIDSSLKETRGYLDKLHNEISRTLEKINSREKYINNQLEHLVQEYRSAQALLSEAKEKYQEGSGGVTERIKVLSEITEALEKVKQETEEKGSSMTDGAPLVKIKQALTKLRQETIQMDIQIGVMEHTLLQSKLKEKSNMTRDMHATVIPEAAVGTY; encoded by the exons ATGGCGGAAGAGGGTGCTCCTGGCCGGCGCGGGGAGCGGGAGCGGAACGAGGAGGCGCCGGTGGagcgcggccccggcgcggcTTTTCACATGTTCGTGCTCATGGAGGACCTGCTGGACAAGCTAAAACTGCTGAGCTACGAGGAGGAGGCGCTGCTGCGCCACAACATGCGGCCTCTATCCAG GCACTACTTTGCGCTGCCCACCAATCCCGGAGAGCAGTTCTTCATGTTCTGCACGCTTGCCGCTTGGCTGATCAGCAAAGCAGGACATCCCTTCGAGCAGCCGCAGGAGTACGATGACCCCAATGCAGTGATTTCAAACGTGCTCTCAGAGCTGCGGTCCTTT GGAAGGCCTGTGGATTTTCCTCCCTCAAAATTAAAGACAGGCTGTGGAGAGCAAGTGTGCTATGTTCTTGATTGTTTAGCTGAAGAAGCCTTGAAACACACTGGGTTTAGCTGGAAAAG GCCAGCATACCCAACAGAAGAgccagaagaagaagaaataacagAAGATGATGCAGAATTAACACTTAGTAAACTGGAAGAGGATGTTGCA GAAGAAGAGTCAgacaatgaagaaaattatattgACCTGAATGTTTTAAAGGCACAGACGTACAGATCA AACATGAATGACACTGCAAAGCAAGAAGAGATTTTACAGTCCACAACAGATGCAGCAGAATGGAACCTGGAAGTGGAACGTGTGCTTCCACAGCTGAAAGTCACAGTCAGGACTGACAATAAG GATTGGAGGATTCATGTAGATCAAATGCATCAGCATAAGGAGGGAATTGATTCTTCTTTGAAAGAAACTAGG GGTTACCTTGACAAACTCCATAATGAAATCAGCAGAACACTGGAAAAGATCAATAGCAGGGAAAAGTACATCAACAATCAGTTGGAGCACTTGGTTCAAGAATACCGTTCAGCACAAGCCTTGCTGAGTGAG gctaaagAGAAGTACCAGGAGGGAAGTGGAGGAGTAACTGAAAGGATTAAAGTGCTTTCTGAG ATTACAGAAGCATTAGAGAAAGTAAAgcaggaaacagaagagaaaggaagcagTATGACTGATGGTG CTCCTCTAGTGAAGATTAAACAGGCCTTAACAAAATTGAGGCAAGAAACCATTCAGATGGACATACAGATTGGTGTGATGGAACACACATTGCTTCAGTCAAAGCTGAAAGAGAAATCCAATATGACTAGAGATATGCATGCAACTGTGATTCCAGAAGCGGCAGTAGGCACCTATTAA
- the HHLA2 gene encoding HERV-H LTR-associating protein 2 isoform X4: protein MRGRSGKTLPVFTTFWKKVVARALTSLPVPGSCALPLGELALSLPPRARRSGIVTAFDLNLRTYEEMKGQNIPAVMICLFHISATLWDFTEQEEVRGLFSKDCILPCRFPPGHDEVIHWSKENKNVHSYYQQKDQLGEQDPLYRLRTHLFHENIPSGNASLKLSNLTMTDEGSYTCYVGTAQHRTEVEVQLHVKAPSSYALEYQKTNTERRLKCYAFLTYPAPTISWVQGSISIRETDREETRNGVLSSLRSDKDIINVTDTYYCHIHLDHEVWAAEWKMQDHLSKVEGESTIIPCEYGLDTASTDAFSVVWTLHRNTVTSVLASFNGTSHSHQPRVQVNESDFSLRLDHLTAGDSGEYLCNISTPLYTKLAVTTLHVENSGNTGKIVLGVLGAVAIAVAIAVVLCYLKVINFTHQ from the exons ATGAGGGGCCGCTCAGGAAAGACTTTACCAGTCTTTACAACTTTCTGGAAGAAagttgtagccag GGCTCTGACCTCGCTCCCGGTGCCAGGTTCCTGCGCTCTGCCCCTAGGAGAATTGGCGCTGTCGCTGCCTCCCCGAGCGCGTAGGAGCGGCATCGTGACTGCT TTTGACCTGAATCTACGAACCtatgaagaaatgaaaggacAGAACATACCAGCTGTCATGATCTGTTTATTTCACATCAGTGCTACACTTTGGG ATTTTACAGAACAGGAAGAAGTAAGAGGGCTGTTTTCCAAGGATTGCATCCTCCCTTGTCGTTTCCCACCTGGGCATGATGAAGTAATTCACTggagcaaagaaaacaaaaatgtgcaCAGTTACTACCAGCAGAAGGATCAGCTGGGAGAACAAGATCCACTTTACAGACTCAGAACACACCTTTTCCATGAGAACATCCCTAGTGGAAATGCCTCCTTGAAACTTAGTAACCTGACCATGACTGACGAGGGCTCTTACACCTGCTATGTGGGAACAGCACAACATCGTACAGAAGTGGAAGTGCAGCTACACGTTAAAG CTCCTTCTTCTTATGCACTGGAATACCAAAAGACAAACACAGAAAGGAGACTGAAGTGCTATGCTTTTCTCACTTATCCAGCACCAACTATATCTTGGGTACAGGGCAGTATATCCATCCGAGAGACAGATCGGGAGGAAACTAGGAATGGAGTTCTCTCTTCTCTTAGAAGTGACAAGGACATTATAAATGTGACAGATACTTATTACTGTCATATTCATTTGGATCATGAAGTGTGGGCTGCTGAATGGAAGATGCAAG ACCACCTGTCTAAGGTGGAAGGAGAGAGCACCATAATTCCTTGTGAATACGGCCTTGACACTGCAAGCACTGACGCTTTCAGTGTTGTCTGGACATTACACAGAAACACAGTGACCTCAGTCCTGGCCTCCTTCAATGGCACATCTCACTCTCACCAGCCTCGAGTCCAGGTTAACGAAAGTGACTTTTCGCTGAGGTTGGATCATCTTACGGCAGGCGACAGTGGAGAATATCTGTGTAATATTTCAACACCTCTCTACACAAAACTTGCTGTGACAACTTTGCACGTCG aaaattcaggTAACACTGGGAAAATTGTGCTAGGAGTGCTTGGTGCAGTGGCAATAGCAGTGGCAATAGCAGTGGTACTTTGCTATCTCAAG GTAATTAATTTTACACATCAGTAG
- the HHLA2 gene encoding HERV-H LTR-associating protein 2 isoform X1, which translates to MRGRSGKTLPVFTTFWKKVVARALTSLPVPGSCALPLGELALSLPPRARRSGIVTAFDLNLRTYEEMKGQNIPAVMICLFHISATLWDFTEQEEVRGLFSKDCILPCRFPPGHDEVIHWSKENKNVHSYYQQKDQLGEQDPLYRLRTHLFHENIPSGNASLKLSNLTMTDEGSYTCYVGTAQHRTEVEVQLHVKAPSSYALEYQKTNTERRLKCYAFLTYPAPTISWVQGSISIRETDREETRNGVLSSLRSDKDIINVTDTYYCHIHLDHEVWAAEWKMQDHLSKVEGESTIIPCEYGLDTASTDAFSVVWTLHRNTVTSVLASFNGTSHSHQPRVQVNESDFSLRLDHLTAGDSGEYLCNISTPLYTKLAVTTLHVENSGNTGKIVLGVLGAVAIAVAIAVVLCYLKILTCMLLVKQL; encoded by the exons ATGAGGGGCCGCTCAGGAAAGACTTTACCAGTCTTTACAACTTTCTGGAAGAAagttgtagccag GGCTCTGACCTCGCTCCCGGTGCCAGGTTCCTGCGCTCTGCCCCTAGGAGAATTGGCGCTGTCGCTGCCTCCCCGAGCGCGTAGGAGCGGCATCGTGACTGCT TTTGACCTGAATCTACGAACCtatgaagaaatgaaaggacAGAACATACCAGCTGTCATGATCTGTTTATTTCACATCAGTGCTACACTTTGGG ATTTTACAGAACAGGAAGAAGTAAGAGGGCTGTTTTCCAAGGATTGCATCCTCCCTTGTCGTTTCCCACCTGGGCATGATGAAGTAATTCACTggagcaaagaaaacaaaaatgtgcaCAGTTACTACCAGCAGAAGGATCAGCTGGGAGAACAAGATCCACTTTACAGACTCAGAACACACCTTTTCCATGAGAACATCCCTAGTGGAAATGCCTCCTTGAAACTTAGTAACCTGACCATGACTGACGAGGGCTCTTACACCTGCTATGTGGGAACAGCACAACATCGTACAGAAGTGGAAGTGCAGCTACACGTTAAAG CTCCTTCTTCTTATGCACTGGAATACCAAAAGACAAACACAGAAAGGAGACTGAAGTGCTATGCTTTTCTCACTTATCCAGCACCAACTATATCTTGGGTACAGGGCAGTATATCCATCCGAGAGACAGATCGGGAGGAAACTAGGAATGGAGTTCTCTCTTCTCTTAGAAGTGACAAGGACATTATAAATGTGACAGATACTTATTACTGTCATATTCATTTGGATCATGAAGTGTGGGCTGCTGAATGGAAGATGCAAG ACCACCTGTCTAAGGTGGAAGGAGAGAGCACCATAATTCCTTGTGAATACGGCCTTGACACTGCAAGCACTGACGCTTTCAGTGTTGTCTGGACATTACACAGAAACACAGTGACCTCAGTCCTGGCCTCCTTCAATGGCACATCTCACTCTCACCAGCCTCGAGTCCAGGTTAACGAAAGTGACTTTTCGCTGAGGTTGGATCATCTTACGGCAGGCGACAGTGGAGAATATCTGTGTAATATTTCAACACCTCTCTACACAAAACTTGCTGTGACAACTTTGCACGTCG aaaattcaggTAACACTGGGAAAATTGTGCTAGGAGTGCTTGGTGCAGTGGCAATAGCAGTGGCAATAGCAGTGGTACTTTGCTATCTCAAG ATACTCACTTGCATGCTGCTTGTTAAACAGTTGTAA
- the HHLA2 gene encoding HERV-H LTR-associating protein 2 isoform X3 has protein sequence MRGRSGKTLPVFTTFWKKVVARALTSLPVPGSCALPLGELALSLPPRARRSGIVTAFDLNLRTYEEMKGQNIPAVMICLFHISATLWEQEEVRGLFSKDCILPCRFPPGHDEVIHWSKENKNVHSYYQQKDQLGEQDPLYRLRTHLFHENIPSGNASLKLSNLTMTDEGSYTCYVGTAQHRTEVEVQLHVKAPSSYALEYQKTNTERRLKCYAFLTYPAPTISWVQGSISIRETDREETRNGVLSSLRSDKDIINVTDTYYCHIHLDHEVWAAEWKMQDHLSKVEGESTIIPCEYGLDTASTDAFSVVWTLHRNTVTSVLASFNGTSHSHQPRVQVNESDFSLRLDHLTAGDSGEYLCNISTPLYTKLAVTTLHVENSGNTGKIVLGVLGAVAIAVAIAVVLCYLKILTCMLLVKQL, from the exons ATGAGGGGCCGCTCAGGAAAGACTTTACCAGTCTTTACAACTTTCTGGAAGAAagttgtagccag GGCTCTGACCTCGCTCCCGGTGCCAGGTTCCTGCGCTCTGCCCCTAGGAGAATTGGCGCTGTCGCTGCCTCCCCGAGCGCGTAGGAGCGGCATCGTGACTGCT TTTGACCTGAATCTACGAACCtatgaagaaatgaaaggacAGAACATACCAGCTGTCATGATCTGTTTATTTCACATCAGTGCTACACTTTGGG AACAGGAAGAAGTAAGAGGGCTGTTTTCCAAGGATTGCATCCTCCCTTGTCGTTTCCCACCTGGGCATGATGAAGTAATTCACTggagcaaagaaaacaaaaatgtgcaCAGTTACTACCAGCAGAAGGATCAGCTGGGAGAACAAGATCCACTTTACAGACTCAGAACACACCTTTTCCATGAGAACATCCCTAGTGGAAATGCCTCCTTGAAACTTAGTAACCTGACCATGACTGACGAGGGCTCTTACACCTGCTATGTGGGAACAGCACAACATCGTACAGAAGTGGAAGTGCAGCTACACGTTAAAG CTCCTTCTTCTTATGCACTGGAATACCAAAAGACAAACACAGAAAGGAGACTGAAGTGCTATGCTTTTCTCACTTATCCAGCACCAACTATATCTTGGGTACAGGGCAGTATATCCATCCGAGAGACAGATCGGGAGGAAACTAGGAATGGAGTTCTCTCTTCTCTTAGAAGTGACAAGGACATTATAAATGTGACAGATACTTATTACTGTCATATTCATTTGGATCATGAAGTGTGGGCTGCTGAATGGAAGATGCAAG ACCACCTGTCTAAGGTGGAAGGAGAGAGCACCATAATTCCTTGTGAATACGGCCTTGACACTGCAAGCACTGACGCTTTCAGTGTTGTCTGGACATTACACAGAAACACAGTGACCTCAGTCCTGGCCTCCTTCAATGGCACATCTCACTCTCACCAGCCTCGAGTCCAGGTTAACGAAAGTGACTTTTCGCTGAGGTTGGATCATCTTACGGCAGGCGACAGTGGAGAATATCTGTGTAATATTTCAACACCTCTCTACACAAAACTTGCTGTGACAACTTTGCACGTCG aaaattcaggTAACACTGGGAAAATTGTGCTAGGAGTGCTTGGTGCAGTGGCAATAGCAGTGGCAATAGCAGTGGTACTTTGCTATCTCAAG ATACTCACTTGCATGCTGCTTGTTAAACAGTTGTAA
- the HHLA2 gene encoding HERV-H LTR-associating protein 2 isoform X2, whose protein sequence is MRGRSGKTLPVFTTFWKKVVARALTSLPVPGSCALPLGELALSLPPRARRSGIVTAFDLNLRTYEEMKGQNIPAVMICLFHISATLWDFTEQEEVRGLFSKDCILPCRFPPGHDEVIHWSKENKNVHSYYQQKDQLGEQDPLYRLRTHLFHENIPSGNASLKLSNLTMTDEGSYTCYVGTAQHRTEVEVQLHVKAPSSYALEYQKTNTERRLKCYAFLTYPAPTISWVQGSISIRETDREETRNGVLSSLRSDKDIINVTDTYYCHIHLDHEVWAAEWKMQDHLSKVEGESTIIPCEYGLDTASTDAFSVVWTLHRNTVTSVLASFNGTSHSHQPRVQVNESDFSLRLDHLTAGDSGEYLCNISTPLYTKLAVTTLHVENSGNTGKIVLGVLGAVAIAVAIAVVLCYLKKKKKRGII, encoded by the exons ATGAGGGGCCGCTCAGGAAAGACTTTACCAGTCTTTACAACTTTCTGGAAGAAagttgtagccag GGCTCTGACCTCGCTCCCGGTGCCAGGTTCCTGCGCTCTGCCCCTAGGAGAATTGGCGCTGTCGCTGCCTCCCCGAGCGCGTAGGAGCGGCATCGTGACTGCT TTTGACCTGAATCTACGAACCtatgaagaaatgaaaggacAGAACATACCAGCTGTCATGATCTGTTTATTTCACATCAGTGCTACACTTTGGG ATTTTACAGAACAGGAAGAAGTAAGAGGGCTGTTTTCCAAGGATTGCATCCTCCCTTGTCGTTTCCCACCTGGGCATGATGAAGTAATTCACTggagcaaagaaaacaaaaatgtgcaCAGTTACTACCAGCAGAAGGATCAGCTGGGAGAACAAGATCCACTTTACAGACTCAGAACACACCTTTTCCATGAGAACATCCCTAGTGGAAATGCCTCCTTGAAACTTAGTAACCTGACCATGACTGACGAGGGCTCTTACACCTGCTATGTGGGAACAGCACAACATCGTACAGAAGTGGAAGTGCAGCTACACGTTAAAG CTCCTTCTTCTTATGCACTGGAATACCAAAAGACAAACACAGAAAGGAGACTGAAGTGCTATGCTTTTCTCACTTATCCAGCACCAACTATATCTTGGGTACAGGGCAGTATATCCATCCGAGAGACAGATCGGGAGGAAACTAGGAATGGAGTTCTCTCTTCTCTTAGAAGTGACAAGGACATTATAAATGTGACAGATACTTATTACTGTCATATTCATTTGGATCATGAAGTGTGGGCTGCTGAATGGAAGATGCAAG ACCACCTGTCTAAGGTGGAAGGAGAGAGCACCATAATTCCTTGTGAATACGGCCTTGACACTGCAAGCACTGACGCTTTCAGTGTTGTCTGGACATTACACAGAAACACAGTGACCTCAGTCCTGGCCTCCTTCAATGGCACATCTCACTCTCACCAGCCTCGAGTCCAGGTTAACGAAAGTGACTTTTCGCTGAGGTTGGATCATCTTACGGCAGGCGACAGTGGAGAATATCTGTGTAATATTTCAACACCTCTCTACACAAAACTTGCTGTGACAACTTTGCACGTCG aaaattcaggTAACACTGGGAAAATTGTGCTAGGAGTGCTTGGTGCAGTGGCAATAGCAGTGGCAATAGCAGTGGTACTTTGCTATCTCAAG aaaaaaaagaaaagaggaatcATATGA
- the HHLA2 gene encoding HERV-H LTR-associating protein 2 isoform X5: MKGQNIPAVMICLFHISATLWDFTEQEEVRGLFSKDCILPCRFPPGHDEVIHWSKENKNVHSYYQQKDQLGEQDPLYRLRTHLFHENIPSGNASLKLSNLTMTDEGSYTCYVGTAQHRTEVEVQLHVKAPSSYALEYQKTNTERRLKCYAFLTYPAPTISWVQGSISIRETDREETRNGVLSSLRSDKDIINVTDTYYCHIHLDHEVWAAEWKMQDHLSKVEGESTIIPCEYGLDTASTDAFSVVWTLHRNTVTSVLASFNGTSHSHQPRVQVNESDFSLRLDHLTAGDSGEYLCNISTPLYTKLAVTTLHVENSGNTGKIVLGVLGAVAIAVAIAVVLCYLKILTCMLLVKQL; encoded by the exons atgaaaggacAGAACATACCAGCTGTCATGATCTGTTTATTTCACATCAGTGCTACACTTTGGG ATTTTACAGAACAGGAAGAAGTAAGAGGGCTGTTTTCCAAGGATTGCATCCTCCCTTGTCGTTTCCCACCTGGGCATGATGAAGTAATTCACTggagcaaagaaaacaaaaatgtgcaCAGTTACTACCAGCAGAAGGATCAGCTGGGAGAACAAGATCCACTTTACAGACTCAGAACACACCTTTTCCATGAGAACATCCCTAGTGGAAATGCCTCCTTGAAACTTAGTAACCTGACCATGACTGACGAGGGCTCTTACACCTGCTATGTGGGAACAGCACAACATCGTACAGAAGTGGAAGTGCAGCTACACGTTAAAG CTCCTTCTTCTTATGCACTGGAATACCAAAAGACAAACACAGAAAGGAGACTGAAGTGCTATGCTTTTCTCACTTATCCAGCACCAACTATATCTTGGGTACAGGGCAGTATATCCATCCGAGAGACAGATCGGGAGGAAACTAGGAATGGAGTTCTCTCTTCTCTTAGAAGTGACAAGGACATTATAAATGTGACAGATACTTATTACTGTCATATTCATTTGGATCATGAAGTGTGGGCTGCTGAATGGAAGATGCAAG ACCACCTGTCTAAGGTGGAAGGAGAGAGCACCATAATTCCTTGTGAATACGGCCTTGACACTGCAAGCACTGACGCTTTCAGTGTTGTCTGGACATTACACAGAAACACAGTGACCTCAGTCCTGGCCTCCTTCAATGGCACATCTCACTCTCACCAGCCTCGAGTCCAGGTTAACGAAAGTGACTTTTCGCTGAGGTTGGATCATCTTACGGCAGGCGACAGTGGAGAATATCTGTGTAATATTTCAACACCTCTCTACACAAAACTTGCTGTGACAACTTTGCACGTCG aaaattcaggTAACACTGGGAAAATTGTGCTAGGAGTGCTTGGTGCAGTGGCAATAGCAGTGGCAATAGCAGTGGTACTTTGCTATCTCAAG ATACTCACTTGCATGCTGCTTGTTAAACAGTTGTAA
- the HHLA2 gene encoding HERV-H LTR-associating protein 2 isoform X6 has product MKGQNIPAVMICLFHISATLWEQEEVRGLFSKDCILPCRFPPGHDEVIHWSKENKNVHSYYQQKDQLGEQDPLYRLRTHLFHENIPSGNASLKLSNLTMTDEGSYTCYVGTAQHRTEVEVQLHVKAPSSYALEYQKTNTERRLKCYAFLTYPAPTISWVQGSISIRETDREETRNGVLSSLRSDKDIINVTDTYYCHIHLDHEVWAAEWKMQDHLSKVEGESTIIPCEYGLDTASTDAFSVVWTLHRNTVTSVLASFNGTSHSHQPRVQVNESDFSLRLDHLTAGDSGEYLCNISTPLYTKLAVTTLHVENSGNTGKIVLGVLGAVAIAVAIAVVLCYLKILTCMLLVKQL; this is encoded by the exons atgaaaggacAGAACATACCAGCTGTCATGATCTGTTTATTTCACATCAGTGCTACACTTTGGG AACAGGAAGAAGTAAGAGGGCTGTTTTCCAAGGATTGCATCCTCCCTTGTCGTTTCCCACCTGGGCATGATGAAGTAATTCACTggagcaaagaaaacaaaaatgtgcaCAGTTACTACCAGCAGAAGGATCAGCTGGGAGAACAAGATCCACTTTACAGACTCAGAACACACCTTTTCCATGAGAACATCCCTAGTGGAAATGCCTCCTTGAAACTTAGTAACCTGACCATGACTGACGAGGGCTCTTACACCTGCTATGTGGGAACAGCACAACATCGTACAGAAGTGGAAGTGCAGCTACACGTTAAAG CTCCTTCTTCTTATGCACTGGAATACCAAAAGACAAACACAGAAAGGAGACTGAAGTGCTATGCTTTTCTCACTTATCCAGCACCAACTATATCTTGGGTACAGGGCAGTATATCCATCCGAGAGACAGATCGGGAGGAAACTAGGAATGGAGTTCTCTCTTCTCTTAGAAGTGACAAGGACATTATAAATGTGACAGATACTTATTACTGTCATATTCATTTGGATCATGAAGTGTGGGCTGCTGAATGGAAGATGCAAG ACCACCTGTCTAAGGTGGAAGGAGAGAGCACCATAATTCCTTGTGAATACGGCCTTGACACTGCAAGCACTGACGCTTTCAGTGTTGTCTGGACATTACACAGAAACACAGTGACCTCAGTCCTGGCCTCCTTCAATGGCACATCTCACTCTCACCAGCCTCGAGTCCAGGTTAACGAAAGTGACTTTTCGCTGAGGTTGGATCATCTTACGGCAGGCGACAGTGGAGAATATCTGTGTAATATTTCAACACCTCTCTACACAAAACTTGCTGTGACAACTTTGCACGTCG aaaattcaggTAACACTGGGAAAATTGTGCTAGGAGTGCTTGGTGCAGTGGCAATAGCAGTGGCAATAGCAGTGGTACTTTGCTATCTCAAG ATACTCACTTGCATGCTGCTTGTTAAACAGTTGTAA